In the genome of Bombyx mori chromosome 13, ASM3026992v2, the window AATGTCGAGAAAGTTTTGGAAAGAGACCAAAAATTGTCGGAACTAGATAATCGCGCAGATGCGCTGCAACATGGGGCTGCACAGTTTGAACAGCAAGCTGGAAAACTTAAGCGCAAGTATTGGTGGCAGAATTTGAAGATGATGTTAATTATAGGTGCTATTGGTGCAGTGTTGCTTATTATCATTATTGT includes:
- the LOC101741305 gene encoding synaptobrevin-1; this translates as MEEQGGSSAPRVSDKRLAQTQAKVDEVVGIMRVNVEKVLERDQKLSELDNRADALQHGAAQFEQQAGKLKRKYWWQNLKMMLIIGAIGAVLLIIIIVWATSGSSSPAAPPVTEAPKDVGR